The Malus domestica chromosome 10, GDT2T_hap1 genome contains a region encoding:
- the LOC103451556 gene encoding protein DETOXIFICATION 46, chloroplastic, whose product MQTKTLIAHPPHSPLLQNPTPNALSQPSFSFTTPSLSFPPRFHHTPALRLPWLRSSAPIRRRNRFCTACNAQTPGVRAADDGGDDDASVSAEGIVEVKKEVLESQNLWSRMKEIAVFTGPATGLWMCGPLMSLIDTVVIGQGSSIELAALGPGTVMCDYMSYVFMFLSIATSNMVATALARRDKSEVQHQISILLFVGLASGFLMVLFTRFFGSWALTAFTGSKNVDIIHAANTYVQIRGLAWPALLVGWVAQSASLGMKDSWGPLKALAVASAVNGVGDVLLCSFLGYGIAGAAWATMVSQVIAGYMMTEALNKKGYNAYAISVPSSKELLTVLGLAAPVFITMMSKVAFYSLLVYFATSMGTNTMAAHQVMIQTFCMCTVWGEPLSQTAQSFMPEFIYGVNRSLAKARMLLKSLVIIGAILGSVLGIVGTCIPWLFPNIFTPDQMIIQEMHKVLVPYFLALIVTPPTHSLEGTLLAGRDLRFISLSMSGCFSLGALLLLLVSSRGVGLAGCWWALAAFQWSRFFLALQRLISPNGILYSEDMTRFELGKLKSV is encoded by the exons atGCAAACCAAAACCCTGATAGCTCACCCTCCTCACTCTCCCCTCCTCCAAAACCCTACTCCCAACGCTCTTTCTCAaccttctttctccttcaccactccatctctctctttcccccCACGCTTTCACCACACACCTGCACTTCGCCTCCCATGGCTACGCTCATCCGCGCCTATACGGCGTCGTAATCGGTTCTGTACCGCCTGCAATGCCCAAACACCTGGAGTCCGCGCGGCAGACGATGGAGGGGACGATGATGCTTCGGTGTCTGCGGAGGGAATTGTGGAGGTTAAGAAAGAAGTGCTGGAGAGTCAGAATCTGTGGAGTCGGATGAAGGAGATTGCAGTGTTTACAGGACCCGCCACTGGGCTTTGGATGTGTGGCCCACTTATGAGTCTCATCGACACCGTCGTCATCGGTCAGGGAAGCTCCATTGAGCTTGCTGCCTTAG GCCCTGGAACTGTGATGTGTGATTATATGAGTTATGTGTTCATGTTCCTTTCCATTGCAACTTCAAACATGGTTGCCACTGCGCTTGCTAGGCGG GATAAAAGTGAAGTGCAACATCAGATATCTATTTTGCTCTTTGTTGGATTGGCCAGTGGCTTCTTAATGGTTTTATTTACAAGATTCTTTGGTTCATGGGCACTAACTG CTTTTACTGGATCAAAGAATGTGGATATTATTCATGCAGCAAATACATATGTTCag ATACGAGGATTGGCATGGCCTGCACTTCTAGTTGGTTGGGTTGCTCAGAGTGCAAG TCTTGGCATGAAAGATTCCTGGGGTCCTTTGAAGGCATTGGCTGTAGCCAGTGCCGTAAATGGAGTTGGTGATGTACTCTTGTGCAGCTTTTTAGGCTATGGTATTGCTGGTGCAGCGTGGGCAACAATGGTGTCACAG GTTATTGCAGGATATATGATGACTGAAGCTCTCAACAAGAAAGGATACAATGCCTATGCCATCTCTGTTCCCTCGTCCAAGGAACTTCTAACAGTACTTGGACTTGCTGCTCCCGTATTTATTACAATGATGTCAAAG GTGGCTTTCTACTCTCTCCTTGTGTATTTTGCGACATCTATGGGAACAAATACCATGGCTGCTCATCAG GTCATGATTCAAACATTCTGCATGTGTACAGTGTGGGGTGAACCTCTCTCTCAAACTGCACAATCGTTTATGCCCGAGTTTATATATGGAGTAAATCGAAGTTTGGCAAAG GCTCGAATGCTGCTCAAGTCACTTGTCATCATTGGAGCTATACTTGGTTCAGTATTAGGGATTGTCGGAACATGTATTCCATGGTTGTTTCCCAATATCTTTACACCTGATCAGATGATCATTCAGGAG ATGCATAAAGTGCTGGTACCATATTTTCTTGCATTAATTGTGACGCCCCCCACTCACAGCCTTGAGGGAACATTGCTG gCCGGTCGAGATCTCAGATTTATTAGTCTGTCCATGAGCGGATGCTTTTCCTTAGGTGCACTGCTATTGCTG CTTGTGAGCAGTAGAGGAGTTGGCTTAGCAGGCTGCTGGTGGGCACTGGCAGCATTCCAGTGG AGTCGGTTTTTCCTCGCTCTACAACGGCTGATTTCTCCCAACGGCATACTTTATTCTGAAGATATGACCCGCTTCGAATTGGGAAAACTGAAATCTGTTTAG
- the LOC139189057 gene encoding uncharacterized protein yields MSSKRDPAWEHGDPIDGNKHGTICKYCGRVMKSGGVTRLKYHLSGLDPSKNVQRCDNVPPEVKAFISTLLKNKKQQKEKMTQGMENIRAGLRGEVYGQAVDSDEDDDEDECDDDMGPEERRSLKQALRASKQSAWEREHLHKIPNRGQGSGTSGGAQMRRGGSLRESQPTPPIAPSLYKSSNARQKSVWSYFKGGNVKEGMGRLISKFFIYENVPAAKASSHHFKNMVVGCQQAGVGVQPPTPYEIRNKYLDMEYKDIGEYVNKLRSKWETNGCTIMCDGWTGPTRLSIINFMVYSKGKTIFLKSVDASDHIKNYKYIYKLLRDVIMEVGEHNVVQVVTDNGSAFVKAGKKLMKHHNVFWTSCAAHCIDLMFEAMGKRENVATVVKRARTITNYIYNHGWLLAKMREFCRGEIIRPATTRFATNYIALNSLLKKKAGLKQLFTSDDWANHNFSRSNTGRMVESIVLDHAFWSQTEHVCQVFEPLYKVLRIVDTEVYPTMGAVYELMRVVKDELERKHGARWVVKIIEDRWYKTLYHDLHAAGINYVIICNSFL; encoded by the coding sequence atgtcaagtaaacgtgatccagcttgggaacatggagacccaatagacggaaacaaacatggcacaatttgcaaatattgtggtcgggtaatgaagagtggcggagtgacacgactgaagtatcatcttagtggattagatccatcaaaaaatgtccaacgatgcgataatgtccccccagaagtgaaggcattcatcagcacattattaaaaaataaaaaacagcagaaggaaaagatgacacaaggaatggaaaatattcgagctgggctacggggagaagtctatggccaagcggttgacagtgatgaggatgacgatgaggacgaatgtgatgatgacatgggacctgaagaacgacgcagtttgaaacaagcattacgtgcctccaaacagtcagcatgggaaagagaacaccttcataaaattcctaataggggacaaggttccgggacaagtggtggtgcacaaatgagacggggaggcagtcttagagaatcacaaccaacaccaccaatagccccaagtttatataagtcatccaacgcacgtcaaaagagtgtttggagttatttcaagggaggtaatgtgaaggagggaatggggcgtctaattagcaagttctttatctatgaaaatgtccctgctgcgaaggcttcatcacatcatttcaaaaatatggtagtgggatgtcaacaggccggtgttggagtacaacctcccactccctatgagataagaaacaaatatttggatatggagtataaagacattggcgagtatgttaacaagttgaggtcaaagtgggaaactaatggttgcacaatcatgtgtgacggatggaccggcccgaccagattatctatcatcaacttcatggtatactccaagggcaAGACAATTTTtctgaagtctgttgatgcttcagaccatataaagaattacaagtatatttacaaattattgagggatgtaatcatggaggtgggagagcataatgttgtccaagtcgtgaccgacaacggttctgcatttgtcaaagctggaaaaaagttaatgaagcatcataatgtgttttggacatcatgtgcagcacattgtattgatcttatgtttgaggcaatggggaagagagagaatgttgctactgtggtcaaaagagctagaacgatcactaattatatttacaatcacggttggttgttggcaaagatgcgtgaattttgcagaggagaaattattcgtccagctaccactcgattcgccaccaactatattgcattaaacagcctactcaagaagaaagcagggttgaagcaactattcactagtgacgattgggccaaccacaatttcagccgctcaaatacaggtcgtatggtggaaagtatagtgcttgatcatgctttttggagtcaaacagaacatgtgtgtcaagtgtttgaacctctttacaaagttttacggatcgttgacacagaagtgtatcctactatgggggctgtatatgagttgatgcgtgtagtgaaggatgaattggaaagaaaacatggtgcaaggtgggtcgtaaaaataattgaagaccgatggtataaaacattataccacgatttgcatgcagcaggtataaattatgtcataatttgcaattcatttctttag
- the LOC139189058 gene encoding uncharacterized protein has product MSPTEWWIMYGTDAPTVRKLAIKVLSQTASSSACERNWSTFALIHTKQRNKLAHSSLEKLVYCYYNMKLQIRDKEAEIDHVDRGDPLDVFDIVGEDDDTEGNQLFQWIRPLHLDDDEGNPAPRVAEEARNEGINVERVLEEEVGSSSADSFEELLQPRPSNTGIPPFSNPTQPQHRADTNDSSSTRSGDSPTTGGGNDEGHSGAGGSGAGGSGGGYGNYYGPPPPGYMSPFTGEANFTHATQDDDHGSRRAGPGIGAIGKDYTRRERGKKILSSQEDDSLSRTSDSVGLGSSNYGYPHNQPFPYPSYPIPVGMESSDSWNQSQPQSSNDFSYGQPQPISDPYGWHINNYMQNYFGDLSFDNYSSQYTHSTHRDDEDSDKFEPHRNSMWF; this is encoded by the exons atgtctccta ctgaatggtggatcatgtatgggaccgatgcaccaactgtgagaaagttagcaataaaagtattatcacaaacggcttcctcatctgcttgtgaaagaaattggagcacatttgcactcatccacacaaagcaaagaaataagttggctcatagtagcttggaaaaattagtttattgctactacaacatgaagcttcaaattcgagataaggaagcagaaatcgatcatgtcgaccgtggtgacccactagatgtgtttgatattgttggtgaagatgatgatacggagggtaaccaactttttcaatggattagacctcttcatttagatgatgatgaaggcaacccagctcccagagttgctgaagaagcacgtaatgaagggataaatgtagaaagagtattagaggaggaggtgggatctagcagcgctgactctttcgaAGAACTTTTGCAGCCAAGACCAagcaacactggaattccacctttttccaatcctacacaaccacaacatcgtgctgatactaatgatagctctagtacaagatcaggagactcacctaccaccggaggtgggaatgatgaaggacatagtggagctggaggtagtggagctggaggtagtggtggtggatatggaaactattatggaccaccacctcccggatatatgagccccttcactggtgaggcaaacttcacgcatgcaacccaggatgatgaccatggcagtaggcgggcaggaccaggaattggtgccatagggaaggactatactcgcagagaaagaggcaaaaagattttgtcaagtcaagaagatgactcgttatctagaacttcagactctgttggattgggaagtagtaactatggttatcctcataaccaaccatttccctacccttcatatcccattcctgttgggatggaatcgagcgactcatggaatcaatcccagcctcaatcttcaaatgatttttcttatggacaacctcaaccaatctcggatccatatgggtggcatattaacaattacatgcaaaactattttggggatttatcatttgataactactcttcacaatacactcattctacacatagagatgatgaagatagtgacaaatttgaacctcataggaactctatgtggttctaa